One segment of Tamlana crocina DNA contains the following:
- the gcvH gene encoding glycine cleavage system protein GcvH, with amino-acid sequence MNIPSELKYTKDHEWVSIQGDIATIGITDFAQSELGDIVYVEVETLDETLDAEDIFGTVEAVKTVSDLFLPLSGEVIEFNELLEDEPEKVNSDPYGDGWMIKVKISDAEEINGLMSADDYKALIGA; translated from the coding sequence ATGAACATCCCTTCAGAATTAAAGTACACTAAAGATCACGAGTGGGTATCCATTCAAGGTGATATTGCTACTATAGGTATTACCGATTTTGCACAGAGCGAATTGGGCGATATTGTTTATGTTGAGGTTGAAACCTTGGACGAGACTTTAGATGCCGAAGACATTTTTGGAACGGTTGAGGCCGTAAAAACAGTTTCCGATTTATTTTTACCGCTTTCTGGCGAAGTAATCGAGTTCAACGAATTGTTGGAAGACGAACCTGAAAAGGTAAATAGCGATCCTTACGGCGATGGCTGGATGATTAAGGTGAAAATTTCGGATGCCGAGGAAATCAACGGACTCATGTCTGCCGACGACTATAAAGCCTTAATTGGTGCTTAA
- a CDS encoding VanZ family protein: MLKKLILLVTILYTLALTLVCLIRLNNLPDVGVSFGDKIFHFLAYSVLTLLWFGTFLFYTSAGRSKAILCATVFAVIFGIIIEVLQDTMTDFRSLDIYDMIANSLGALLTAGTLWLKKTLHVKKQ; this comes from the coding sequence GTGCTTAAAAAACTAATACTTCTGGTAACCATTTTGTATACTTTGGCCTTAACCTTGGTGTGCTTAATTCGGTTGAATAATTTACCAGATGTAGGGGTTTCTTTTGGCGATAAAATCTTTCACTTTTTGGCTTACAGCGTTTTAACTTTACTTTGGTTTGGTACGTTTTTGTTTTATACCAGTGCAGGGCGTTCAAAAGCCATACTTTGCGCCACGGTTTTTGCGGTAATCTTTGGTATAATTATTGAAGTATTACAAGATACCATGACCGATTTTAGAAGTTTGGATATTTACGACATGATAGCCAATAGTCTCGGTGCATTGTTAACCGCTGGCACTCTGTGGCTAAAGAAAACTTTACACGTTAAAAAGCAATAA
- a CDS encoding energy transducer TonB — protein sequence MEPKKNPKANVGRNSSLYFAIGLALMLFLTNYAINYKTYDKEEIDIGMVSMEEEIEEEIPLTEQIQTPPPPPPPPAAPEVIEIVEDEVEVEETVIESTEVNQETEIVEVEEVEVVEVEEDIDVPFSVIENVPVFPGCEKGSNQEKRDCMSEKIQKFVQKKFNTDLASDLGLSGRQRINVIFKIDKTGSVTGIRSRAPHPALEKEAARVINLLPKMKPGKQRGKPVNVPYSLPIIFQVQD from the coding sequence ATGGAACCTAAAAAAAATCCTAAAGCAAATGTTGGGCGAAACAGTTCGCTGTACTTCGCCATTGGTTTGGCGCTTATGCTTTTCCTTACCAATTACGCCATCAACTATAAAACCTATGATAAGGAAGAAATAGATATAGGTATGGTTTCTATGGAAGAGGAAATTGAAGAAGAAATTCCATTAACAGAACAAATACAAACGCCACCGCCACCACCGCCACCACCAGCAGCGCCTGAGGTTATCGAGATTGTTGAAGATGAGGTAGAAGTAGAAGAAACTGTAATCGAATCGACAGAGGTAAATCAAGAAACCGAAATTGTTGAAGTTGAAGAAGTTGAAGTGGTAGAGGTAGAAGAAGATATAGACGTACCGTTTTCAGTAATTGAAAATGTACCGGTTTTCCCTGGTTGTGAAAAAGGATCCAACCAAGAGAAAAGAGACTGTATGTCTGAAAAAATCCAAAAGTTTGTACAAAAGAAATTTAATACAGATTTGGCCAGTGATTTAGGTCTGTCGGGAAGACAGCGTATCAACGTAATCTTTAAAATTGACAAAACAGGTAGCGTAACGGGTATCCGTTCCAGAGCACCGCACCCTGCTTTAGAAAAAGAAGCAGCAAGGGTAATCAATTTATTACCAAAAATGAAGCCCGGAAAACAAAGAGGTAAGCCGGTAAACGTACCATATTCGTTACCGATTATCTTCCAAGTTCAAGACTAA
- a CDS encoding energy transducer TonB: MRNQKIAHKPIRQNGEVEKKPHKHDTNLQKNSTLYFQVGLIVCLLAAYGLLEMKFETANVEIAALPPIDTIYSADPPNFTPEIIEESKPIEKAVTAPSETFIEVPDETPDIFIEETPKKEKVSAPITSPGDIILEEKPREPENVSFILIEDAPIYPGCEKFKDNKGRKKCMSDKITKLIQRKFDGNDIATSYGLQGVQRIDVQFTIDKTGKVNDIKTRSPHPKLDEEAERVIDMIPQMTPGKQRDKNVGVIYNLPIIFKAQ; the protein is encoded by the coding sequence ATGAGAAATCAAAAGATCGCTCACAAACCCATTCGGCAAAATGGGGAAGTCGAGAAAAAGCCACACAAGCACGACACAAATTTACAAAAAAACTCCACCCTTTATTTTCAGGTGGGGCTTATTGTTTGTTTACTGGCCGCCTACGGGTTGCTTGAAATGAAATTTGAAACGGCCAATGTCGAGATTGCAGCCTTGCCTCCAATAGACACCATTTACAGTGCCGACCCTCCAAATTTCACTCCCGAAATTATTGAAGAAAGCAAGCCTATTGAGAAAGCTGTTACGGCTCCAAGTGAAACTTTTATAGAGGTTCCCGATGAAACACCTGATATTTTTATTGAGGAAACCCCAAAAAAGGAAAAGGTGTCTGCACCAATAACTTCACCCGGCGATATAATTTTAGAGGAAAAGCCAAGAGAGCCAGAAAATGTTTCTTTTATTTTAATTGAAGATGCTCCTATTTATCCGGGGTGTGAAAAGTTTAAGGATAATAAGGGTAGAAAAAAGTGCATGTCCGATAAAATCACCAAGCTTATCCAAAGGAAGTTTGATGGCAACGATATTGCAACAAGCTATGGTTTGCAGGGTGTACAAAGAATAGATGTGCAATTTACAATTGACAAAACAGGTAAGGTTAATGATATTAAAACTAGGTCGCCACACCCAAAATTGGATGAGGAAGCTGAGCGTGTTATAGATATGATTCCACAAATGACTCCCGGAAAGCAGAGGGACAAGAACGTAGGGGTGATTTATAATTTGCCAATTATTTTTAAGGCACAATAA